One Pseudodesulfovibrio cashew DNA window includes the following coding sequences:
- the uppS gene encoding polyprenyl diphosphate synthase: MNIPAHIAIIMDGNGRWAKQRGLPRTEGHKAGTETARAVVTRCRELGVRHLTLYTFSKENWSRPKTEIKVLFELLTSFLKREEKSLKEQGIRLKILGDIDGMPLAVRQVLKHVMRQTKDCTDMTLNLALNYSGRDEILRAAKALVARGAKPEEITEEAFAAELWTTGQPDPDLIIRTSGELRLSNYLLFQCAYSEFYFTDIFWPDFSPEELEKAIASLGERQRRFGKTGDQLAEG, from the coding sequence ATGAATATTCCCGCCCATATCGCCATCATCATGGACGGCAATGGACGGTGGGCGAAACAGCGCGGGTTGCCTCGGACCGAAGGCCATAAGGCAGGAACCGAGACGGCCCGCGCCGTCGTCACCCGCTGCCGAGAACTGGGCGTCAGACACCTGACCCTGTACACCTTCTCCAAGGAAAACTGGTCACGACCCAAGACCGAGATCAAGGTCCTCTTCGAGTTGCTGACTTCCTTTCTCAAGCGGGAAGAGAAGTCTCTCAAGGAACAGGGTATACGCCTCAAGATCCTGGGGGACATCGACGGCATGCCACTGGCGGTCCGGCAGGTGCTCAAGCACGTTATGCGCCAGACCAAGGACTGCACCGACATGACCCTGAACCTGGCCCTGAACTACTCGGGCCGGGACGAAATCCTGCGCGCGGCCAAGGCCCTCGTCGCCAGGGGCGCCAAGCCGGAGGAGATCACCGAGGAGGCCTTCGCCGCCGAACTCTGGACCACGGGCCAGCCCGACCCTGACCTGATCATCCGCACCTCGGGTGAACTGCGGCTCTCCAACTACCTGCTGTTCCAATGCGCCTACTCGGAGTTCTACTTCACGGACATCTTCTGGCCGGACTTTTCCCCCGAGGAATTGGAAAAGGCCATAGCCTCCCTGGGCGAGCGGCAGCGGCGGTTCGGCAAGACCGGAGACCAACTGGCCGAAGGCTAA
- a CDS encoding glycosyltransferase — protein sequence MTDGTYRATERFGELELIGLDSVFTALEVYCDNLLPDLEACLVFLSRILRDRDAAAHPRTREWVTLLARKLRDLGPFHPQGLELVHKLTGDPALDARLERMRYFTLEPQLMDLRGVMSDPGVMRRKRTLLTETLDRMPAHVLAASQLLQLEFYQGVNQPEWLGSFTPPKFFRQEWTQRLFLHYAGLGDAERAMPIWSEVAAMPLSEVQLNLAAECFVKCGETEQAMACYRESLRLDPHQTPVRLRMAELEQPSRADNALVHQSKVAVCLYSWNKAEDLERTLAGLAETDLGPAIVRVLLNGCTDHSAEVAEAARVLFPDNDYDIITLPVNIGAPAARNWLGALPEVRACDFLAYLDDDVELPADWLAHFLTVMRRYPDTSAVGAKVVFGSEPRMIQYIYRSFAVAEPEIIKLTDPCQVGQFDAGHYDFVRETDAVMGCCHLLRMAHLPDGPQFDVRYSPSQVDDTAHDIRLRLQGGEVRYCGLVKCVHHQNTGGGFKRQLDAARIGQVHGNDMKFQAWLAAQREKVERLMRKSGK from the coding sequence ATGACGGACGGGACGTATCGGGCCACGGAGCGGTTCGGGGAGCTGGAGCTGATCGGTCTCGACAGCGTCTTTACGGCGCTTGAGGTTTATTGCGATAACCTGCTGCCGGACCTGGAGGCATGCCTGGTCTTTCTCTCACGCATCCTGCGGGACAGGGACGCGGCAGCGCATCCCCGGACCAGGGAGTGGGTCACCCTGCTGGCGCGCAAACTCCGCGATCTCGGCCCCTTCCACCCGCAAGGGCTGGAGCTGGTCCACAAGTTGACCGGCGACCCGGCCTTGGACGCCCGGCTCGAACGGATGCGCTACTTCACCCTGGAACCGCAACTCATGGACCTGCGTGGTGTCATGAGCGATCCCGGCGTCATGCGCCGCAAGCGGACGCTGCTCACCGAAACACTGGATCGGATGCCCGCCCACGTCCTCGCCGCCTCCCAGCTGCTCCAACTGGAGTTCTACCAAGGCGTCAACCAGCCGGAATGGCTGGGATCTTTTACACCACCCAAGTTTTTCCGACAGGAATGGACCCAACGTCTCTTCCTGCACTACGCGGGCCTGGGCGATGCGGAACGCGCCATGCCGATCTGGTCAGAGGTGGCCGCCATGCCCCTGTCTGAAGTCCAGCTCAACCTCGCTGCGGAATGTTTCGTGAAGTGCGGGGAAACCGAACAGGCTATGGCCTGCTACCGGGAGTCCCTGCGGCTCGATCCGCACCAGACACCCGTCCGTTTGCGCATGGCCGAACTGGAACAACCGAGCCGCGCGGACAACGCACTGGTCCACCAAAGCAAGGTGGCCGTCTGCCTCTACTCCTGGAACAAGGCCGAAGACTTGGAACGGACTCTGGCCGGACTGGCCGAAACCGACCTCGGCCCCGCCATCGTCCGAGTGCTGCTTAACGGCTGCACCGATCACAGCGCCGAGGTGGCCGAGGCCGCTCGCGTTCTGTTCCCGGACAACGACTACGACATCATTACGCTGCCAGTGAATATCGGCGCGCCCGCCGCGCGCAACTGGCTCGGCGCACTGCCCGAAGTCCGCGCCTGCGATTTTCTCGCCTACCTGGACGACGACGTGGAACTGCCCGCCGACTGGCTGGCCCATTTCCTTACGGTCATGAGAAGATATCCCGACACCTCTGCCGTGGGCGCGAAGGTCGTATTCGGGTCTGAGCCACGCATGATCCAATACATCTATAGATCGTTTGCCGTGGCCGAGCCGGAAATCATCAAACTGACCGACCCCTGTCAGGTGGGTCAGTTCGACGCGGGGCACTATGACTTCGTCCGCGAAACCGACGCGGTCATGGGCTGCTGTCACCTGCTACGTATGGCCCACCTGCCCGACGGCCCGCAATTCGACGTCCGCTACTCCCCTTCCCAGGTCGACGACACGGCCCACGACATCCGACTCAGGCTCCAGGGTGGCGAGGTGCGATACTGCGGCCTGGTCAAATGCGTCCACCACCAGAACACGGGAGGCGGTTTCAAGCGGCAGCTGGACGCCGCACGGATCGGCCAGGTGCACGGCAACGACATGAAGTTCCAGGCCTGGCTCGCGGCGCAGCGGGAAAAGGTTGAAAGACTCATGAGAAAGTCTGGAAAGTGA
- the tsf gene encoding translation elongation factor Ts, translating to MAITASQVKALREKTGAGMMDCKKALVESGGDEEKAVMYLREKGLSKAAKKAGRATSEGLVTPYVSEDGKIAVISELLCETDFVAKGDDFKAFADALSEKIAGLDVTSGAAEDLPQEVADVTDLIAKLGENMGVGRFAKVSTDGVLGLYIHTNNKLGVIVELTGGGDETLAKDIAMHVAAMNPSCISSDELPADVLEKEKALYLKQAMDEGKPENIAEKIVMGRLNKYYSEVCLLNQAYIKEDKKAVKDILGGATVASFVRLALGEGQKEEAGED from the coding sequence ATGGCTATCACCGCATCTCAGGTTAAGGCCCTGCGCGAGAAAACCGGCGCAGGCATGATGGACTGCAAGAAAGCCCTGGTCGAATCCGGTGGCGACGAGGAAAAGGCAGTCATGTACCTTCGCGAGAAGGGACTGTCCAAAGCCGCCAAGAAGGCCGGCCGCGCCACTTCCGAAGGCCTGGTCACCCCGTACGTTTCCGAGGACGGCAAGATCGCCGTTATCTCCGAACTGCTCTGCGAGACCGACTTCGTTGCCAAGGGTGACGACTTCAAGGCCTTCGCCGATGCCCTGTCCGAAAAGATCGCCGGCCTGGATGTAACCTCCGGTGCCGCCGAGGACCTGCCCCAGGAAGTCGCCGACGTCACCGACCTCATCGCCAAGCTCGGCGAGAACATGGGTGTCGGTCGCTTCGCCAAGGTTTCCACCGACGGCGTGCTCGGCCTCTACATCCACACCAACAACAAGCTCGGCGTCATCGTCGAACTGACCGGTGGCGGAGATGAGACCCTGGCCAAGGATATCGCCATGCACGTGGCCGCCATGAACCCGTCCTGCATCTCCTCCGACGAGCTGCCCGCAGACGTGCTGGAGAAGGAAAAGGCCCTGTACCTGAAGCAGGCCATGGACGAAGGCAAGCCCGAGAATATCGCTGAGAAGATCGTCATGGGTCGCCTCAACAAATACTACTCCGAAGTGTGCCTGCTCAACCAGGCCTACATCAAGGAAGACAAGAAAGCCGTCAAGGACATCCTCGGCGGCGCGACCGTCGCAAGCTTCGTCCGACTCGCCCTAGGCGAAGGGCAGAAGGAAGAAGCTGGCGAAGACTAG
- the frr gene encoding ribosome recycling factor gives MQSLLADGKKRMQGAIASLEKEFGKLRTGRATTALVDNIVVDYYGTPTPISQLSSVSVPDAKTITIQPWDKGAFAGVEKAIIASDLGLNPVNDGKIIRIAIPPLTEERRKELVKVAKKYTEECKIAIRNVRRDLNDSLKAMEKDKEISEDERKKGEADVQKLTDDFVKQSDSVVAAKEKEILEI, from the coding sequence ATGCAATCGCTACTCGCTGACGGGAAAAAACGCATGCAGGGCGCCATCGCGTCCCTTGAAAAGGAATTCGGCAAGCTGCGCACAGGACGCGCCACCACCGCCCTGGTAGATAATATCGTGGTCGACTACTACGGCACGCCCACTCCCATCAGCCAGCTCTCCTCGGTCTCAGTACCCGATGCCAAGACCATCACCATCCAGCCATGGGACAAGGGCGCGTTCGCCGGAGTGGAAAAGGCCATCATCGCCTCCGACCTCGGCCTGAACCCGGTCAATGATGGAAAGATCATCCGCATCGCCATTCCGCCCCTGACCGAGGAACGCCGCAAAGAGCTGGTCAAGGTGGCCAAGAAGTACACCGAAGAATGCAAGATCGCCATCCGCAACGTCCGTCGCGACCTCAACGACTCCCTGAAGGCCATGGAGAAGGACAAGGAGATCAGTGAAGACGAACGCAAGAAGGGTGAAGCCGACGTGCAGAAGCTGACCGACGATTTCGTCAAGCAGAGCGACTCCGTCGTGGCCGCCAAGGAAAAAGAAATCCTTGAAATCTAA
- the pyrH gene encoding UMP kinase, producing MSKARYNRVLLKLSGEALAGGQGFGIEPEAIGQFAKEIADVAATGLQLALVIGGGNIFRGMAASAKGMDRAQGDYMGMLATVMNALAVQDALEKNGCDTRVMTALSMADVAEPYIRRRALRHMDKGRVVICAAGTGNPYFTTDSAAALRALELKCDAIFKATKVDGVYDKDPAKFDDAVKYDTVSYMETLEKRLGVMDSTAISMARDNDLPIIVFNLYEEGNIRKAANGEPIGTTVQGGD from the coding sequence ATGAGCAAAGCACGGTACAACCGGGTGTTACTCAAGCTCAGCGGCGAAGCACTCGCCGGTGGGCAGGGCTTCGGCATTGAGCCGGAGGCCATCGGTCAATTCGCCAAGGAGATCGCGGACGTCGCAGCCACCGGGCTGCAACTGGCCCTGGTCATCGGCGGCGGAAACATCTTCCGCGGCATGGCCGCCAGCGCCAAGGGCATGGACCGGGCGCAGGGCGACTACATGGGCATGCTGGCGACCGTAATGAACGCCTTGGCCGTGCAGGACGCGCTGGAAAAGAACGGATGCGACACCCGCGTCATGACCGCCCTCTCCATGGCGGACGTGGCCGAGCCGTATATCCGCCGCCGCGCGCTGCGCCACATGGACAAGGGACGCGTGGTCATCTGCGCCGCAGGCACCGGCAATCCCTACTTCACCACCGATTCCGCCGCGGCCTTGCGCGCCCTTGAACTCAAGTGCGACGCCATCTTCAAGGCCACCAAGGTGGACGGCGTGTACGACAAGGATCCCGCCAAATTCGACGACGCAGTGAAATACGACACGGTTTCCTACATGGAAACCCTGGAAAAGCGCCTCGGGGTTATGGACTCTACCGCCATTTCCATGGCACGTGACAACGACCTGCCGATCATCGTGTTCAACCTCTATGAGGAAGGCAACATTCGGAAGGCAGCCAACGGAGAACCCATAGGAACGACTGTTCAAGGAGGAGACTAA
- a CDS encoding SPL family radical SAM protein produces the protein MTNPQLPSHLRRISHVFVDESMTDSPMARRVRERLTGTAQEAIPWTVVPENQDRIEFERGEEQALYLKEYKGKFLRFCPGTRAYHCCGYRIIHIGENCPMACSYCILQAYFQDRILKIWANQDALFSELGNSFGADRNTRFRVGTGEFTDSLALEHLTGYSHDLVDFLNEYDNVVLELKSKVVDLSWMAAAKRTDRVLPAWSLNAPYINEHEEFDVSTLTERLQAARTCTEAGFRVCLHFDPIIHYPAWREGYAEIIDRIFDYVKPEQIAYMSLGSFRCMPQLTPIIADNFPETTYIYNEFVPGLDSKARLLRPLRVEQFSFMVDRLRAHGMDKQLYFCMESTEVWNEVFGYTPSDFGGLGNHLMARAFER, from the coding sequence ATGACTAACCCGCAACTTCCCTCCCACCTGCGGCGCATCTCCCATGTCTTCGTTGACGAATCCATGACGGATTCGCCCATGGCCCGACGCGTACGCGAACGTCTGACAGGCACGGCCCAGGAGGCTATCCCCTGGACCGTAGTGCCGGAGAACCAGGACCGCATAGAATTCGAGCGGGGAGAGGAACAAGCGCTCTACCTCAAGGAATACAAGGGGAAGTTCCTCCGCTTCTGCCCCGGCACCCGCGCATACCACTGCTGCGGCTACCGGATTATCCACATTGGCGAGAACTGTCCCATGGCCTGCTCCTACTGTATCCTCCAGGCCTACTTCCAGGACCGCATCCTCAAGATATGGGCCAATCAGGACGCCCTCTTTTCCGAGCTGGGCAACAGCTTTGGCGCGGATCGAAACACCCGGTTTCGCGTCGGCACAGGCGAATTTACCGACTCCCTGGCCCTGGAGCATCTCACCGGGTACAGCCATGATCTCGTCGACTTTCTCAATGAGTACGACAACGTGGTCCTTGAATTGAAATCCAAAGTCGTGGACCTCTCCTGGATGGCGGCCGCCAAACGCACCGACAGGGTGCTACCGGCCTGGTCCCTGAACGCGCCATACATCAACGAGCACGAGGAATTCGACGTCTCCACCCTGACCGAACGCCTCCAAGCGGCCCGCACCTGCACCGAGGCCGGATTCCGCGTCTGCCTCCACTTCGACCCCATCATCCATTATCCGGCCTGGCGCGAGGGCTATGCCGAGATCATCGACCGCATCTTTGATTACGTGAAGCCCGAGCAGATCGCCTACATGTCCCTCGGTTCCTTCCGCTGCATGCCCCAGCTCACCCCCATCATCGCCGACAACTTCCCGGAGACCACGTACATATATAATGAATTTGTGCCCGGACTGGACAGCAAGGCCCGCCTGCTCCGCCCCCTGCGCGTGGAACAGTTCTCCTTCATGGTCGACCGGCTGCGCGCCCACGGCATGGACAAGCAGCTCTACTTCTGCATGGAGTCCACCGAGGTCTGGAATGAGGTGTTCGGCTACACCCCCAGTGATTTCGGCGGACTCGGCAACCACCTCATGGCGCGGGCTTTCGAGAGATGA
- the rpsB gene encoding 30S ribosomal protein S2, with amino-acid sequence MAYVTMKQMLETGVHFGHQTRRWNPKMRPYIFGARNGIHIMDLQQTVKMFATAHDFIVNTVAKGGKVLFIGTKRQAQEAVSQEAQRAGMFYVTHRWMGGTLTNFQTIKRSIDRLKHLEQMFEDGSISRYTKKEAVGMNREVKKLNLALGGIKDMSDAPKAAFVIDPKREHIAIQECRKLGIPVVAVVDSNCDPDMVDYIIPGNDDAIRAIKLFATHMADACLEGAAMQKDYAAKAEAQKTEEKAEAPAEAPTEEN; translated from the coding sequence ATGGCTTACGTTACTATGAAGCAGATGTTGGAGACCGGCGTTCACTTCGGTCACCAAACCCGCCGTTGGAACCCCAAAATGCGCCCCTACATCTTCGGCGCCCGCAACGGCATCCACATCATGGACCTGCAGCAGACCGTCAAGATGTTTGCTACCGCCCACGATTTCATCGTCAACACCGTCGCCAAGGGCGGCAAAGTCCTGTTCATCGGCACCAAGCGCCAGGCGCAGGAAGCCGTTTCCCAGGAAGCCCAGCGTGCCGGCATGTTCTACGTCACCCACCGCTGGATGGGCGGCACCCTGACCAACTTCCAGACCATCAAGCGCTCCATCGACCGCCTGAAGCACCTCGAGCAGATGTTCGAGGACGGTTCCATCTCCCGCTACACCAAGAAGGAAGCCGTGGGCATGAACCGCGAGGTCAAGAAGCTCAACCTCGCCCTGGGCGGTATCAAGGATATGTCCGACGCCCCCAAGGCCGCTTTCGTCATCGATCCCAAACGCGAGCACATCGCCATCCAGGAATGCCGCAAGCTCGGTATCCCGGTTGTCGCCGTCGTTGACTCCAACTGCGACCCCGACATGGTTGACTACATCATCCCCGGCAACGATGACGCCATCCGCGCCATCAAGCTGTTCGCCACTCACATGGCCGACGCCTGCCTCGAAGGTGCCGCCATGCAGAAGGACTACGCCGCCAAGGCCGAAGCCCAGAAAACCGAAGAAAAGGCCGAGGCTCCTGCTGAAGCCCCCACTGAGGAGAATTAA
- a CDS encoding ParB/RepB/Spo0J family partition protein yields MHLTNEIITASPDALKADGPYLFWSGTVDESLKKSLEEFGQTTPVLAIETDHGLELVAGYARLAVLRAAGTPVLVRLARDTDARDLGLLYLTDNMARPQDDGMRLAALRYFRPLMDDAALSAVILPRLGIKAKSKDAKLFITWLDLPESWQEHLAAGRIPLATATLLSRMAPEDRDAVEPLFSGHSWSRSNAVNMLTWLFETARMQQAPLAEVLRTAGLDAILQQGLSPKDAIARLTSAAKAARYPSLSRLQARFVEIAGELSTGTRWRLTQPNNFETGGAELSIQVKNAAQLADAVEQLQAMAGQSAWEKLWNLGGQDD; encoded by the coding sequence TTGCATCTCACCAATGAAATAATCACGGCCTCGCCCGACGCACTCAAAGCGGATGGCCCTTATCTGTTCTGGTCCGGCACTGTTGACGAATCCTTAAAGAAATCCTTGGAGGAATTCGGCCAGACCACGCCGGTACTGGCCATTGAAACCGACCACGGTCTGGAACTGGTGGCCGGGTACGCACGGCTGGCCGTTCTCCGGGCGGCCGGAACCCCGGTGCTCGTCCGGCTCGCCAGGGATACCGATGCACGCGATCTGGGACTGCTCTACCTTACCGACAACATGGCTCGCCCACAGGACGACGGCATGCGCCTGGCCGCGTTGCGCTATTTCCGGCCGCTCATGGACGACGCGGCACTCTCCGCTGTGATCCTGCCGCGCCTGGGTATCAAGGCAAAGTCCAAGGATGCCAAGCTGTTCATCACCTGGCTGGACCTGCCCGAATCCTGGCAGGAACACCTCGCCGCCGGACGGATCCCCCTGGCCACCGCCACCCTGCTCTCGCGCATGGCGCCCGAAGACCGCGACGCAGTGGAGCCGCTTTTCTCCGGCCACTCCTGGTCACGCTCCAATGCGGTCAACATGCTGACCTGGCTCTTTGAGACCGCCCGAATGCAGCAGGCTCCCCTCGCGGAAGTTCTGCGTACGGCCGGGCTGGACGCCATTCTGCAACAGGGACTCTCACCCAAGGACGCCATCGCCAGGCTGACCTCCGCGGCCAAGGCCGCCCGCTACCCTTCGCTGTCCCGACTCCAGGCGCGCTTTGTCGAAATCGCCGGAGAACTTTCCACCGGAACACGCTGGCGGCTCACCCAGCCCAACAACTTCGAGACAGGCGGGGCCGAACTCTCCATCCAGGTCAAAAATGCAGCCCAGCTCGCCGACGCAGTGGAACAACTACAAGCCATGGCCGGGCAGTCGGCATGGGAAAAGCTCTGGAACCTGGGCGGGCAGGATGACTAA